CGCACGGCGGTCAGCTGTGCGTCCCCTTCTACGGGGCACTGGTGACCAACTGCGACCTGGACACGGACCGGGTGAAGGGCCTGTCGACGCACACGGTCGCGGACCGCACCTCCTTCCTCCACGTCTCGGCGGGCTGCGGCACCAACCGCTTCACGCCGGTGCGCTTCGCCTGCCCGCCCGAGGCGACACTCCTCACTCTGACGGCGCGCGACTGAGCCCGGGCGGCGGCCCGGCCCGTACGGTGTGAGTCATGCTCACGCCGAACACCGCCGGGTCGTCCCCGAGGGACACCCCCACCACCGGCGCGGTCGCCGGGTCCGCGGAAGGCACGGCCGTGCCGCTCGCCCGCCGCCCGTACGCGGCCGCCTTCCGCGCGCTGATCGCGCTGGCCGCCATCGTCGGTGTCGGCATCGAGTGCGTCTACGGCCGGGTGCCGGTGGTCCTCTCCTTCTTCACCATCTGGTCGAACATCGGGGTCGCCGTCGTCATGGGCTGGGGCGCCGTCCGGGCCTGGACGGGCCGGACCCCGCTGCCGGCGGTGTGGACCGGCGGACTGCTGCTGTGCATCTCGGTGGTCGGCCTGGTCTTCCACTTCGTGCTGGCGAACGAAGCGAGCGAGTTCAACCAGGCGGCGGAGATCGCCGAGCTCACGGGCGCGAAGGCGGTCGCCAACCAGCTGCTCCACACGGTCACCCCGATCGCCACCGTGCTGGACTGGCTGCTCCTCACCCTCCCCGGCGCCCTCCACTGGCGCCACGCCGCCCAGTGGCTCGCCGCCCCGGCGGCGTACCTGACCTTCGCCCTGATCCGCGGCGCCCTGCTCTCCCCGGACACCCCGACCCGCTACACCTACCCCTTCATCGATGCCGCCGCCCACGGCTACGCCGGCGTCCTGACCAACGCCCTGGTCCTGGGAGCCGCGTTCTACGCCCTCGGCCTGGCGATCGTCGCCCTGGACCGCATCCGACCTGCGGTGGGGCCGCGGGAAAACCGGATTTCGTCCTAGAGCGCGGGTGGGCTAAAGTAATCGATGTCGCCGCGACGAGAACAACGAAGCAGCGACATCGGGGTGTAGCGCAGCTTGGCAGCGCGCTTCGTTCGGGACGAAGAGGTCGTGGGTTCAAATCCCGCCACCCCGACAGCCGAAACACCAGGTGAGGGACCTACGGATATCCGTAGGTCCCTCACCTGTTTCTGTCTGCGTGTCTATCTGCGTGACTACCGCTTCGCGCGTGTCTACGGCCGCTGCGGGTCGGCGTCTGCACGTCGGTGGGGGGACCGGACGGCGTGGATGGGGGTGCCGTGGCAGCGGGCGAGCTCCTTCGTGGCCCGGCGCAGGGCGAGCTCCATGGTGCGGGGCGTGGTCAGGGCGCCGCTGCCGTCGGGCGGTACGAGCCATCGCAGGTCTCCCCAGCGGCAGTGGGGGGCAGGGGCGGCGATCCATCCTCCCTGGGTGATGTGGCGGGTGCGGTCACCGACCCAGGTGGCCCCGGGGTCGGGGGGCAGGAAGAAACCGACCTCGCGTCGCCGGCCGTCCAGCAGCACAGGGCCGGGACCGACGCGAGGAGGGGCGGCGAGGATGTCCGCGGCGCGCAGGCCCAGGCACGCGGGAACGATCAGCACGTCCCATTGGCGTCCGGCAGCCAACAGATGGATGCCGGCGCCGCCGCGGCGGCAGTCGCGCTCGTAGGCTTGCGGATCGTCGGCGGTGGCTGCCAGCCACTCGATTGCCTTCGTCCACTGTGTCAGCGCCATCACAAACCTCCTGTGTGGTGCGGGCTTTGTGAGCCCGGTAGCCAACATCGGGTCCGACCACCCTGGCGCTCCGCCGGAAGGCCGGGAAGGGAGGCGGAGGGCGGTTCATGATGTTTCGGTGCATTCAAGGGGCGGGCATATGCCGAACGCACGCCCAGAACATGTATTCCACGGGAATGCTCAACCGAGCCACGGCCGACGCCCCTTACCAGCCCAATCCGAACCACGCGCGGTACAGAGGAGCGGGCGGGCCGGTTCGGCCGAGTTCCCCTATCCGGCGGAGCTGCCCACTCTTCGCGGTTTGGCCGCAAGGGTCAGCTTCTGCGCGGCGGACAAGTCGTACCGCAGCGGATGAGACCACGAGCAGCATCGCCGAGGCCGCGCCGAGGGGCGGTGGCGGGTCTCATGCGGCGTGCTCCCGCGATGTCGGGGTGGCGGGCGACGGGGTGGCGGCCGGTGGAGTGGCGGCCGGCGGGGTCAGGACCTTGCGGGTGATGCGTTCGGCGATGGCGGCGACCAGGGTGCGGGGGCGGCGCGGTGTCAGGTGTGCGGCCAGGGCGTTGCCGAGGCCGGGGGCGACGTAGCCGCGGTCGCGGTCCAGTGCGCGCAGCGCGGCGCGCACGACGGGCTTCGGGGTGGTCATGGAGCCCATGACCGCCGCCTTGCGGGTACCGATGGTGTCGAAGAACGCGGTCTCGACCGGGCCGGGGCACAGGGTGAGCACACGGATGCCGCGCCCCCGGTACTCCTGCCGCAGGGCGAGGCCGAAATTCAGCACGAACGCCTTGGCCGCACCGTAGACGGCGAAGTACGGGGAAGGCTGGAAGGCGGCGTTGGAAGCGACGTTGACGACCGAGCCGCGGCCGCGCTCCAGCATGCCGGGCAGCAGTTCGTGGGTGAGGTCGACGAGCGCGACGACATTGACCATGAGCTGGTCGTGGTCGCGGTC
This sequence is a window from Streptomyces sp. HUAS YS2. Protein-coding genes within it:
- a CDS encoding Pr6Pr family membrane protein, which produces MLTPNTAGSSPRDTPTTGAVAGSAEGTAVPLARRPYAAAFRALIALAAIVGVGIECVYGRVPVVLSFFTIWSNIGVAVVMGWGAVRAWTGRTPLPAVWTGGLLLCISVVGLVFHFVLANEASEFNQAAEIAELTGAKAVANQLLHTVTPIATVLDWLLLTLPGALHWRHAAQWLAAPAAYLTFALIRGALLSPDTPTRYTYPFIDAAAHGYAGVLTNALVLGAAFYALGLAIVALDRIRPAVGPRENRISS
- a CDS encoding SDR family NAD(P)-dependent oxidoreductase → MHRTALITGASSGLGAEFAEQLAAQGHEVILVARSGDRLTALAERLTAERGVRAHVLVQDLAEPDAARRVADRLTALGLSVDVLVNNAGFGTCGRFEEISGDRDHDQLMVNVVALVDLTHELLPGMLERGRGSVVNVASNAAFQPSPYFAVYGAAKAFVLNFGLALRQEYRGRGIRVLTLCPGPVETAFFDTIGTRKAAVMGSMTTPKPVVRAALRALDRDRGYVAPGLGNALAAHLTPRRPRTLVAAIAERITRKVLTPPAATPPAATPSPATPTSREHAA